The proteins below come from a single Polyangia bacterium genomic window:
- a CDS encoding serine/threonine-protein kinase — MKWLVAIIVAAAALGAAAAAARAIDANRLHGLKRESTRAAETAGLLSNEALANHIAELKLQAHNAASNPRLEAALRGNVDAATLSDAFRTEEWWAPYRAQFKVYAVSFHGEKLDVVEGMAGSQLVADALIRRARQTGEAVAELVIGKGWPCAAAAVTVTNPERREAAVLVLARPINAASMQLLADRAHGAVLLSDGSSPLIEAGAEAERALLRRAVGQERAGPLFEPAEATWAAAVSQLAPNLWLWTYAGAGAAVEDTAASATTNKGVVWGIAGLGSILALFFAFRRSPPTVAPGTTDARQSPLSTPVLPPAAHVTVPVPFGAAATELRQSTPPPTAVAGAADSVMFGRYRLLDRLGEGGMAEVYTAVTFGAEGFRRTFVVKRLRAELARDPNVVAQFIDEANLGSTLVHSNIVPVFDFGKVGDEFFLAQEYILGRDLSRLTARVIEREGRAIPVPVLMYVVHETLKALEYAHGKTGDNGKPLGIVHRDVSPSNVLVSARGEVKLFDFGIVKAEGRVTKTQSGVVKGNVSFMAPEQARGTDTDARADLFSLGLVMFYCLTGEILYRGNTTYELLVKAATGPGPDELARIAALPGPCAELVAKALQVDPAQRYQSAAEFGAAVHPHATGGASATLQMMRVLFTADFQQEETRFAMTLPTNKGIGATGSASQELARRRS, encoded by the coding sequence GTGAAGTGGCTGGTGGCGATCATCGTGGCGGCGGCGGCGCTGGGCGCGGCGGCCGCGGCGGCCCGCGCGATCGACGCCAACCGCCTGCACGGGCTCAAGCGCGAAAGCACGCGCGCGGCCGAGACGGCGGGCTTGCTGTCGAACGAGGCGCTGGCCAATCACATCGCCGAGCTGAAGCTGCAGGCCCACAACGCGGCGTCGAACCCGCGGCTTGAGGCCGCTCTCCGTGGGAACGTCGACGCCGCGACGTTGAGCGACGCCTTCCGAACCGAAGAATGGTGGGCGCCCTATCGCGCGCAGTTCAAGGTCTATGCGGTCTCGTTTCATGGCGAAAAGCTGGACGTGGTGGAAGGCATGGCCGGCTCGCAGCTGGTCGCCGACGCCTTGATTCGCCGCGCCCGACAGACCGGCGAGGCGGTGGCCGAGCTGGTGATAGGCAAGGGCTGGCCGTGCGCCGCCGCCGCCGTCACCGTCACCAACCCCGAGCGCCGCGAGGCGGCGGTGCTGGTCCTGGCCAGGCCGATCAACGCCGCGTCGATGCAGCTGCTGGCCGATCGCGCCCACGGGGCGGTCTTGCTCAGCGACGGCAGCAGCCCGCTGATCGAAGCCGGCGCGGAGGCCGAGCGAGCGCTGCTCCGGCGCGCCGTCGGCCAGGAACGAGCCGGCCCGCTGTTCGAACCGGCCGAGGCTACCTGGGCAGCGGCGGTCAGCCAGCTGGCGCCGAACCTGTGGCTGTGGACGTACGCCGGCGCCGGCGCCGCCGTGGAAGACACGGCCGCTTCGGCCACCACCAACAAGGGCGTGGTGTGGGGCATCGCCGGGCTGGGATCGATCCTGGCTCTTTTCTTTGCGTTTCGGCGCTCGCCGCCGACGGTGGCGCCGGGGACCACCGACGCGCGCCAGTCGCCGCTGAGCACGCCGGTGCTGCCACCCGCCGCGCACGTCACCGTGCCGGTCCCCTTTGGCGCGGCCGCCACCGAGCTGCGCCAGAGCACGCCACCACCCACCGCCGTTGCCGGCGCCGCCGACAGCGTGATGTTCGGCCGCTATCGCCTGCTGGATCGCCTGGGCGAAGGCGGCATGGCCGAGGTTTACACGGCGGTCACCTTCGGCGCCGAGGGTTTTCGCCGCACCTTCGTGGTGAAACGCCTGCGCGCCGAGCTGGCCCGCGATCCCAACGTCGTCGCGCAATTCATCGACGAGGCCAATCTGGGATCGACGCTGGTGCACTCGAACATCGTGCCGGTGTTCGACTTTGGCAAAGTGGGCGACGAGTTCTTCTTGGCCCAGGAGTACATCCTTGGCCGCGACCTCAGCCGCCTGACCGCCCGGGTGATCGAGCGCGAAGGGCGCGCCATCCCGGTGCCGGTGCTGATGTACGTTGTCCATGAGACCTTGAAGGCGCTGGAATATGCCCACGGCAAGACCGGCGACAACGGCAAGCCGCTGGGCATCGTCCACCGCGACGTCTCGCCCAGCAACGTGCTGGTGTCGGCGCGCGGCGAGGTCAAGCTGTTCGATTTCGGCATCGTCAAAGCCGAGGGCCGCGTCACCAAGACCCAGAGCGGCGTCGTGAAAGGCAACGTCAGCTTCATGGCCCCCGAGCAGGCGCGCGGCACCGACACCGATGCCCGCGCCGATCTGTTTTCCCTTGGCCTGGTGATGTTCTATTGCCTGACCGGCGAGATCCTTTATCGCGGCAACACCACGTATGAGCTGCTGGTCAAGGCCGCCACCGGCCCCGGTCCCGACGAGCTGGCCCGCATCGCCGCCCTGCCCGGCCCCTGCGCGGAGCTCGTGGCCAAGGCGCTGCAGGTCGATCCGGCCCAGCGCTATCAAAGCGCCGCCGAGTTCGGCGCCGCCGTCCACCCGCACGCCACCGGCGGGGCCAGCGCCACGCTTCAGATGATGCGCGTCCTGTTCACCGCCGATTTTCAGCAAGAAGAAACCCGCTTCGCCATGACCCTTCCCACCAACAAGGGAATCGGCGCGACCGGCAGCGCCAGCCAAGAGCTGGCCCGCCGACGGTCGTGA
- a CDS encoding DUF4340 domain-containing protein: MTGKAAALQGGLAALGLLAANFTWQREPERAPGEVNVVDVTKNDLRAVHYEDDKVAYDLTRAKENGEDAVWIHFVDKYVPKPDPKNPAPTPPAPLTPPRDLRGTEAALKALDQFAPLRSPRAFGVLDAQKVKELGLEGSTKKLDVTAKGETRHFTIGQPQGTPGGESFMRDAADGRVYVMPRGLLGDLQAAQARLIDRRLHTFTLADFDRVTVTAGGKTRTIVHLNRERNGAAQFAPADKPDKPDQTMNTWHDMVWRTFPMDILGKGEMPKAGAPKVVARVEYFDGKKSIGWEELGKMEGGEPGQSGGGAPEIMARSEHTPSWVTLHSTAQIITDTEKMASGSN, translated from the coding sequence ATGACCGGCAAAGCCGCCGCGTTGCAAGGGGGGCTGGCCGCGCTGGGCCTTTTGGCCGCCAACTTCACCTGGCAGCGCGAGCCGGAGCGCGCCCCCGGCGAGGTCAACGTCGTCGACGTGACCAAGAACGATCTCAGGGCCGTTCACTATGAAGACGACAAGGTGGCCTACGATCTGACCCGGGCCAAAGAGAACGGCGAGGACGCGGTGTGGATTCATTTCGTCGACAAGTACGTGCCCAAGCCCGATCCGAAGAACCCGGCGCCGACGCCGCCCGCGCCGCTGACCCCACCGCGCGATCTGCGCGGCACCGAGGCGGCGCTAAAGGCGCTGGATCAGTTCGCCCCGCTGCGCTCGCCGCGCGCCTTCGGCGTGCTGGACGCGCAGAAGGTGAAGGAGCTGGGCCTGGAAGGATCGACGAAGAAGCTGGACGTCACCGCCAAGGGCGAGACCCGCCACTTCACCATCGGCCAGCCGCAGGGCACACCGGGTGGTGAATCGTTCATGCGCGATGCCGCCGACGGCCGCGTCTACGTGATGCCGCGCGGCCTGCTGGGCGATCTGCAGGCAGCGCAGGCGCGGCTCATCGATCGCCGTTTGCACACCTTCACCTTGGCGGACTTTGATCGCGTGACGGTCACGGCGGGCGGCAAGACCCGGACGATCGTGCACCTCAATCGCGAACGCAACGGCGCGGCCCAGTTTGCCCCGGCTGACAAACCCGACAAGCCGGACCAGACCATGAACACCTGGCACGACATGGTGTGGCGGACCTTCCCGATGGACATCCTGGGCAAAGGCGAGATGCCGAAGGCAGGCGCGCCGAAAGTGGTGGCGCGCGTCGAATACTTCGACGGCAAGAAGAGCATCGGCTGGGAAGAGCTGGGCAAGATGGAAGGCGGCGAGCCCGGCCAATCGGGCGGCGGCGCCCCGGAGATCATGGCGCGCTCCGAACACACGCCCAGCTGGGTCACCTTGCACAGCACCGCACAGATCATCACGGACACCGAGAAAATGGCGTCCGGGAGTAATTGA
- a CDS encoding DUF4350 domain-containing protein → MAITGSSSAPKLGGGARWSALYGVGMLLVFTGERLIGAGSGRGIATLLGLMAVLAALIMRVSRMQRAASDRREAERTLVKLYALGIFALLLYFIQSDVPTLRGGKALEHSWPKLATALAALWPAIWLAAAWPITLVEMAYAQMARAPRIEVGRIKDAMLSGIGLACALVFAFTVTYVTSERDVKFDLAYFRTTRPGESTRAIVRHLDQPIDVSVFFPSANEVREEVMNYFNDLQKESGQMKLGTYDYDIAPVKAKELGVSGNGIIVVSRGGRKEQLGIPLQIEQARGPLRILDKEVQQRLLMVIKPNRVTFIVQGHGERNYETAQETDKRSGIKDLRDVLIDQGHDVRYLGAAEGLAADVPKDASLLLVLGPQKPFSAEETASINRWMDKGGKMLMALDPEAGLDMKDILTPFALKYHPVMLANDQAFARRTHTDSDRANLVTSQFSVHQSVTDLQKMGGRAPLIMPTAGWLEPIKDRPKDMSVDAPITASYQTFEDKNGNFQPDPGEDRRAWELGAAVSKKDARLFVLTDSDCLSDAVIRFGGNSLLAIDVVRWLLNEEVFAGLIASETDVPISHTRKQDQFWFYSTIFLAPAIVLGLGFVVTKRTRRKKTKASGPPPVVSPQGGQP, encoded by the coding sequence ATGGCGATAACCGGATCTTCTTCGGCGCCCAAGCTGGGCGGCGGCGCGCGCTGGTCGGCGCTTTACGGCGTGGGCATGCTGCTGGTGTTCACCGGCGAGCGGCTGATCGGCGCCGGCAGCGGGCGTGGCATCGCCACCCTCCTGGGCCTGATGGCGGTGCTGGCCGCCTTGATCATGCGCGTCTCGCGCATGCAACGCGCTGCCTCCGATCGCCGCGAGGCCGAGCGAACGCTGGTCAAGCTGTACGCGCTGGGCATCTTTGCGCTGCTGCTCTACTTCATCCAGTCCGACGTGCCGACGCTGCGCGGGGGCAAGGCCCTTGAACATTCGTGGCCCAAGCTGGCGACGGCGCTGGCGGCGCTATGGCCGGCGATCTGGCTGGCGGCGGCGTGGCCGATCACCTTGGTCGAGATGGCGTACGCCCAGATGGCCCGGGCCCCGCGCATCGAGGTGGGTCGCATCAAGGACGCCATGCTGTCGGGCATCGGCCTGGCCTGTGCCCTGGTGTTCGCCTTCACCGTCACCTACGTGACGTCCGAGCGCGACGTGAAGTTCGACCTGGCGTATTTCCGCACCACCCGGCCCGGCGAATCGACGCGGGCGATCGTCCGCCACCTGGATCAGCCCATCGACGTGTCGGTGTTCTTCCCCAGCGCCAACGAGGTGCGCGAGGAGGTCATGAACTACTTCAACGATCTGCAAAAAGAATCAGGCCAGATGAAGCTCGGCACCTACGACTACGACATCGCCCCGGTGAAGGCGAAGGAGCTGGGCGTGTCGGGCAACGGGATCATCGTGGTCTCGCGCGGCGGCCGCAAAGAACAGCTGGGCATCCCGCTGCAGATCGAACAGGCGCGCGGCCCGCTGCGGATCTTGGACAAGGAAGTGCAGCAGCGCCTGCTGATGGTGATCAAACCGAACCGCGTCACCTTCATCGTGCAGGGCCACGGCGAGCGCAACTATGAAACCGCGCAGGAGACGGACAAGCGCTCGGGAATCAAGGACCTGCGCGACGTCCTCATCGACCAGGGCCACGACGTGCGCTATCTCGGCGCCGCCGAAGGTCTGGCCGCCGACGTGCCCAAGGACGCCTCGCTGTTGCTGGTGCTGGGCCCGCAAAAACCGTTCAGCGCCGAGGAGACCGCGTCCATCAACCGCTGGATGGACAAGGGCGGCAAGATGCTGATGGCCCTGGATCCCGAGGCCGGCCTGGACATGAAGGACATCCTGACGCCGTTCGCGCTGAAGTATCACCCGGTGATGCTGGCCAACGATCAAGCCTTCGCCCGCCGCACGCACACCGACAGCGATCGGGCCAACCTGGTGACGTCGCAGTTCTCCGTGCACCAGTCGGTGACCGATCTACAGAAGATGGGCGGCCGCGCGCCCCTGATCATGCCCACTGCCGGCTGGCTGGAGCCGATCAAGGATCGCCCCAAAGACATGAGCGTCGACGCGCCCATCACCGCCAGCTATCAGACGTTCGAAGACAAGAACGGCAACTTCCAGCCCGATCCCGGCGAAGACCGCCGTGCCTGGGAGCTGGGCGCCGCCGTCAGCAAGAAGGACGCCCGCCTGTTCGTGCTGACCGATTCGGACTGTCTGTCGGACGCGGTCATTCGCTTCGGCGGCAACAGCCTGCTGGCCATCGATGTGGTGCGCTGGCTGCTGAACGAAGAGGTCTTCGCCGGCCTCATCGCCAGCGAGACCGACGTGCCGATCTCGCATACCCGCAAGCAAGATCAGTTCTGGTTCTACTCGACGATCTTCCTGGCCCCGGCGATCGTGCTGGGGCTGGGCTTCGTGGTGACCAAGCGAACCCGGCGCAAGAAAACGAAAGCGTCCGGCCCGCCGCCGGTCGTCTCGCCGCAAGGAGGGCAGCCATGA
- a CDS encoding ABC transporter permease yields the protein MNATFLIMRRELSAYLRSMTGYIIAAAVLLIDGLLFNAFALGGPDKMSAEVLSLFFYFSSGTTIIASVFISMRLLAEERQTGTLVLLTSSPVHDWEIVLGKFLSAFVFLGLITLGTVYMPALIFVNGKISAGHLVAGYLGLLLLGGATIAIGTFGSALARTQVLAAIFTGCIVVALIVCWLLARVTERPFTDVFVAMALHGKHFPPFQAGAVHIRDIGYYLMVVYLALFSATRVMEARRWR from the coding sequence ATGAACGCGACGTTCCTGATCATGCGCCGCGAGCTGTCGGCGTATCTGCGGTCGATGACCGGCTACATCATCGCGGCCGCCGTGCTGCTGATCGATGGCCTGCTGTTCAACGCCTTCGCGCTCGGCGGCCCGGACAAGATGTCTGCCGAGGTGTTGAGCCTGTTCTTTTATTTCTCCAGCGGCACCACCATCATCGCCAGCGTCTTCATCTCGATGCGTCTGCTGGCCGAGGAACGGCAGACCGGCACCCTGGTGCTGCTGACGTCGTCGCCGGTGCACGACTGGGAGATTGTGCTGGGAAAATTTCTCTCGGCGTTCGTTTTCCTCGGTCTCATCACCCTAGGGACGGTTTACATGCCGGCGCTGATCTTCGTGAACGGGAAGATCTCGGCCGGGCACTTGGTGGCCGGCTATCTCGGCCTCTTGCTGCTGGGCGGGGCGACCATCGCCATCGGCACCTTCGGGTCGGCGCTGGCCCGCACGCAGGTGCTGGCGGCCATCTTCACCGGCTGCATCGTGGTGGCGCTGATCGTCTGCTGGCTGCTGGCGCGCGTGACCGAGCGGCCGTTCACCGACGTGTTCGTGGCGATGGCCTTGCACGGTAAACACTTTCCGCCGTTTCAGGCGGGCGCGGTGCACATCCGCGACATTGGCTACTACTTGATGGTCGTCTACCTGGCGCTGTTCTCGGCCACCCGGGTGATGGAGGCACGGCGATGGCGATAA
- a CDS encoding ABC transporter ATP-binding protein, whose amino-acid sequence MIQVKGLTKYYGEHAAILDLSFSIEQGEVIGFLGLNGAGKTTTLKVLGCVLLPTAGEVVVDGIDVARDPHAIRRRIGFLPDTPPLYTEMAVGQYLQFAAQLRGVPADKAVAHVADAEEKTGIRDMHDVLISSLSHGYRQRVGVAQALVHKPKLLILDEPTSGLDPVQIVEMRSLIRNLRGAHTVLLSSHILSEISQTCDRLLVIQSGELVAQGTEQELAARMGAGGTVEIEVAGPARRVLDAVATVPGVGAATVLHDTDGVVTVRLQATPDQRPKIARAVIQNGLDLLRIDRGAAQLESIFLQLTRNKPDKEPS is encoded by the coding sequence ATGATTCAAGTCAAAGGACTGACCAAGTACTACGGCGAACACGCCGCCATCCTGGACCTGAGCTTCAGCATCGAGCAAGGCGAGGTGATCGGCTTTCTGGGCCTTAATGGCGCCGGCAAGACCACCACGCTGAAGGTGCTGGGCTGCGTCCTTTTGCCCACCGCGGGCGAGGTCGTCGTCGACGGGATCGACGTCGCGCGCGACCCGCACGCCATCCGGCGGAGGATCGGCTTTCTGCCCGACACCCCGCCGCTTTACACCGAGATGGCGGTCGGCCAGTACCTGCAGTTCGCCGCCCAGCTGCGCGGCGTACCGGCCGACAAGGCGGTCGCACACGTCGCTGACGCCGAGGAGAAAACCGGCATCCGCGACATGCACGACGTGCTGATCAGCAGCCTGTCGCACGGCTATCGCCAGCGCGTCGGCGTGGCCCAGGCGCTGGTGCACAAGCCCAAGCTGCTGATCCTCGACGAGCCGACCAGCGGCCTTGACCCGGTGCAGATCGTCGAGATGCGCTCGCTGATCCGCAACCTGCGCGGCGCGCACACCGTGCTGCTGTCGTCGCACATCCTGTCGGAGATCAGCCAAACCTGCGATCGCCTGCTGGTGATCCAGTCGGGCGAGCTCGTCGCCCAGGGCACCGAGCAAGAGCTGGCGGCGCGCATGGGCGCCGGCGGCACGGTGGAGATCGAAGTGGCCGGTCCCGCCCGCCGCGTGCTGGACGCCGTCGCCACTGTCCCCGGCGTCGGCGCGGCGACGGTCCTGCATGACACCGACGGCGTGGTGACCGTTCGCCTGCAGGCGACGCCCGATCAGCGGCCCAAGATCGCGCGGGCCGTGATCCAGAACGGACTGGACCTGCTGCGCATCGATCGCGGCGCCGCCCAGCTAGAGTCGATCTTCCTGCAGCTCACCCGCAACAAGCCTGACAAGGAGCCGTCTTAA